Genomic segment of Glutamicibacter sp. JL.03c:
GGGTATTCCTGAAAGAATCGTGTGAATTCTGATCAGAATTAGAATTCTGAGTTGCTATTTGTATATTCTAGAAGACTGATACAACTGGTGGGTCCGAAACCGGCTAGTTCAGTACATTCAAGCTCGGAGGAATCCCCAAATGGCACGTCAGGTTCAAATTGCACTAATTGATGATATTGACGGCAGCGAAGCTACTGAATCAATTGCTTTTAGTGTTGCTGGCCAGCACTTCGAGATTGATTTGAACGACGAGCATGCCGCGCAATTCCATGCGGCTATTGAACCGTATGTGGAAGCGGCGCGCTCGTCGAAGCAGACTGCATCCAGCGAAGCCCCTGCAATTCGCGCTTGGGCAAAAGAAAACAATATTAAGGTCAATGCCCGCGGGCGCCTTAATGCAGAAGTTGTAGATGCCTACAACGCTGCAATGCGCAAGGGCGGGCGCAACCGCACGAAGTAATTCGATCGGTCTCGGATAGGCTTCAAATGAGCCGGCACATTGAATGTGCCGGCTCATTTATTTATGCCGCCATCTCTATTTATCCACTTAATTGGTTGAATATATTATTGTTTGTGCAGCAACAAAAAATGGAATTGCGGGCCAGATATAATGCGCGAAGCCTCTCCCGGGGAGTTCTCCGGTTATCCCCGTGGCGAACAAGGGAGAATTGCGGGCGCTTGATGCGTAGCATCGAATTATTGGTAAGCAAGGAGTGTGCCGAAGATGTTTGAGAGATTTACCGACCGTGCCCGTCGAGTTGTCGTGCTCGCCCAAGAAGAGGCGCGCATGCTCAACCACAATTACATCGGCACCGAGCACCTGCTGCTCGGCCTAATCCACGAAGGTGACGGTGTAGCCGCAAAAGCGCTCGAGTCGCTGAACATTTCGCTGGGAGCCGTGCGTGAGCAGGTTCAGGAGATTATCGGCAAGGGCCAGCAGGCGCCTTCCGGTCATATCCCGTTCACTCCTCGCGCCAAGAAAGTCTTGGAACTCTCGCTGCGCGAAGCGTTGCAGCTGGGACATAACTACATTGGGACCGAGCACATCCTGCTCGGCCTGATTCGCGAAGGCGAAGGAGTGGCCGCCCAGGTGCTCGTGAAGCTGGGCGCCGACCTCGGGCGCGTGCGCCAGCAGGTCATCCAGCTGCTCTCGGGATACCAGGGTGGCAAGGAGACCGCATCTGCTGGTGTCAGCTCGGGCGGCCAGCAGGAAGGCGCCCCGGCAGGTTCGGCAGTGCTAGACCAGTTCGGCCGCAACCTCACCGCCGCTGCCCGCGAAGGCAAGCTTGATCCGGTGATCGGCCGCGAGCACGAGATGGAACGCGTCATGCAGGTCCTCTCGCGCCGTACCAAGAACAACCCTGTTCTCATCGGTGAACCTGGTGTTGGCAAGACCGCCGTCGTAGAGGGCCTGGCCCAGTCGATCGTTCGCGGCGACGTGCCGGAAACCATCAAGGACAAGCAGCTCTACACCTTGGACCTCGGTTCCCTGGTGGCAGGTTCGCGTTACCGCGGTGATTTCGAGGAGCGCCTGAAGAAGGTCCTCAAGGAGATCCGCACCCGTGGCGACATCATCCTGTTTATCGACGAGATCCACACCCTGGTGGGTGCTGGCGCCGCCGAGGGTGCTATCGATGCTGCATCGATCCTCAAGCCCATGCTGGCTCGTGGCGAGCTGCAGACCATCGGTGCCACCACCTTGGACGAATACCGCAAGAACATCGAGAAGGATGCAGCGCTCGAGCGCCGCTTCCAGCCGATCCAGGTCAAGGAACCAACCGTTGAGCTGACCACGCAGATCCTGCGCGGCCTGCGTGACCGCTACGAAGCGCACCACCGCGTGACCATCACCGATGGTGCGTTGCAGGCCGCCGCAACGCTGGCCCACCGCTACATCTCCGATCGCTTCCTGCCGGATAAGGCTGTGGACTTGATCGATGAAGCCGGTGCCCGCCTGCGCATCCAGCGAATGACTGCGCCTCCAGCCCTGAAGGAAATGGACGAGGAGATCGCAACCGTGCGCCTGGAGAAGGAAGCAGCGATCGACGCCCAGGACTTCGAAGGTGCAGCTTCGCTGCGCGACAAGGAGTCCAAGCTCATCGAGGCGCGCAACGACAAGGAAAAGGCGTGGCGCAACGGTGACATGGATGAAGTTTCCGAGGTCACCGAAGAGCTGATCGCTGAAGTCCTGGCCAACTCCACCGGCATCCCGGTAGTGAAGCTGACCGAGGAAGAGTCCTCGCGCCTGCTGAACATGGAAGAGGAGCTGCACAAGCGCGTGATCGGCCAGGATTCGGCGATCAAGGCCATCTCCCAGGCGATCCGCCGCACCCGTGCAGGCCTGAAGGATCCAAACCGCCCAGGCGGCTCGTTCATCTTTGCCGGCCCAACCGGTGTGGGCAAGACCGAGCTGGCCAAGGCGCTGGCAGAGTTCCTCTTCGGCGAGGAAGACGCGCTGATCACCCTGGACATGTCCGAATACTCGGAGAAGCACACCGTGTCCCGCCTGTTCGGTGCCCCTCCAGGCTACGTCGGCTACGAAGAAGGCGGACAGCTGACCGAGAAGGTCCGCCGCCGTCCGTTCTCCGTCGTCCTCTTCGACGAGGTAGAGAAGGCCCACGCCGACCTGTTCAACTCGCTGCTGCAGATCCTGGAAGACGGCCGCTTGACCGACTCCCAGGGCCGTGTGGTGGACTTCAAGAACACCATCATCATCATGACCACCAACCTCGGTACCCGTGACATCTCCAAGGGTGTGATGACCGGCTTCCAGTCGGCCGCGGATACCAAGACCGGTTACGAGCGCATGCAGGCCAAGGTGCAGGAAGAGCTGCGTCAGCACTTCCGCCCGGAGTTCCTGAACCGTGTAGATGACACCGTGGTCTTCCCGCAGCTGAACCAGGAAGAGATCGAAGAAATCGTCGACCTGTTCGTCAGCCGCCTGGCCAAGCGCCTGAAGGAACGCGAGATGACCATCGAGCTGACCCAGGCTGCCCGCAGCCTGCTGGCACAGCGCGGCTACGACCCAGCCATGGGTGCTCGTCCGCTGCGTCGCACCATTCAGCGCGATATCGAAGATCAGCTTTCCGAGCGGATCCTCTTCGGCCAGATTGTCGCCGGACAGAAGGTCACCGTGGATGTCGAAGGCGAGGGTGCGGACCAGAAGTTCGTCTTCCACGCTGAAGGCGGCACCGGCCAGCTGGAAGGCGAGCCAGCACCGGCTGCGCTGGAGAGCTAAGCTCGAATAATCACCAGCAGCAAGCCGCGGAACCAGATGAAACTGGTTCCGCGGCTTGCTGCTTTAACACCTGGGATCTAGCGCCCCACAGCCTTGGTGACTAGCTGGGCGATCAT
This window contains:
- a CDS encoding histone-like nucleoid-structuring protein Lsr2, which encodes MARQVQIALIDDIDGSEATESIAFSVAGQHFEIDLNDEHAAQFHAAIEPYVEAARSSKQTASSEAPAIRAWAKENNIKVNARGRLNAEVVDAYNAAMRKGGRNRTK
- a CDS encoding ATP-dependent Clp protease ATP-binding subunit, with protein sequence MFERFTDRARRVVVLAQEEARMLNHNYIGTEHLLLGLIHEGDGVAAKALESLNISLGAVREQVQEIIGKGQQAPSGHIPFTPRAKKVLELSLREALQLGHNYIGTEHILLGLIREGEGVAAQVLVKLGADLGRVRQQVIQLLSGYQGGKETASAGVSSGGQQEGAPAGSAVLDQFGRNLTAAAREGKLDPVIGREHEMERVMQVLSRRTKNNPVLIGEPGVGKTAVVEGLAQSIVRGDVPETIKDKQLYTLDLGSLVAGSRYRGDFEERLKKVLKEIRTRGDIILFIDEIHTLVGAGAAEGAIDAASILKPMLARGELQTIGATTLDEYRKNIEKDAALERRFQPIQVKEPTVELTTQILRGLRDRYEAHHRVTITDGALQAAATLAHRYISDRFLPDKAVDLIDEAGARLRIQRMTAPPALKEMDEEIATVRLEKEAAIDAQDFEGAASLRDKESKLIEARNDKEKAWRNGDMDEVSEVTEELIAEVLANSTGIPVVKLTEEESSRLLNMEEELHKRVIGQDSAIKAISQAIRRTRAGLKDPNRPGGSFIFAGPTGVGKTELAKALAEFLFGEEDALITLDMSEYSEKHTVSRLFGAPPGYVGYEEGGQLTEKVRRRPFSVVLFDEVEKAHADLFNSLLQILEDGRLTDSQGRVVDFKNTIIIMTTNLGTRDISKGVMTGFQSAADTKTGYERMQAKVQEELRQHFRPEFLNRVDDTVVFPQLNQEEIEEIVDLFVSRLAKRLKEREMTIELTQAARSLLAQRGYDPAMGARPLRRTIQRDIEDQLSERILFGQIVAGQKVTVDVEGEGADQKFVFHAEGGTGQLEGEPAPAALES